From Patescibacteria group bacterium, the proteins below share one genomic window:
- a CDS encoding type I restriction-modification system subunit M → MTNIKDLENRLWEAADHMRANSPLRLNEFAEPVLGLIFLKFAGVKHSKTAKEIAEEKTKKTKSHGGASVSRERPTSSADYHARGVLFVPEKARFSYLIELPEGTDMGKAANDAMKEIEAENKELAGILPKTFQKLDNRSIIALLKNFNQIPDDIEGDAFGRIYEYFLGKFALADGTRGGEFFTPTSIVKLIVEIIEPYQGRIYDPACGSGGMFVQSHEFVKRHLENGQKAGASRKIAIYGQEKTDQTVRIAKMNLAIHGLSGDIREGNTYYEDRHKSLGKFDFTMANPPFNVSGIDYERIKDDPRFPYGLPRSGNKGSDNGNYVWIQIFLSSLNKNGRAGFVMSNAAGDAGHREKEIRKKIIEDGLVDVMVSVGPNMFYNVPLSVTLWFFNKNKPKERMNKILFIDARNIFTPIPDDRVKRYWTNEQIEQIASIVRSYRNENGKKYKDVKGLCKVATIDEVKKAGYSLNPGRYVGVTENGNGDEGNFGEKVKKLHSELKGLTGEAHELENKIFENLKKLDI, encoded by the coding sequence CATTCAAAGACCGCAAAAGAAATAGCCGAGGAAAAGACAAAAAAAACTAAAAGCCATGGCGGTGCCTCCGTCTCGCGCGAGCGGCCAACCTCTTCGGCCGACTATCACGCGCGTGGTGTGCTTTTTGTTCCGGAAAAAGCCAGATTCTCGTATCTCATAGAATTGCCGGAAGGAACGGATATGGGCAAAGCCGCTAATGATGCAATGAAAGAAATTGAAGCGGAAAATAAAGAACTCGCCGGCATTCTTCCAAAGACATTTCAAAAGTTGGATAACCGTTCCATAATCGCGCTTCTCAAGAACTTTAATCAGATTCCCGATGATATTGAAGGCGATGCGTTTGGCAGAATCTACGAATATTTTCTTGGCAAATTTGCGCTTGCGGATGGCACGCGCGGAGGCGAATTTTTCACGCCGACAAGCATTGTCAAACTCATTGTGGAAATTATTGAACCGTATCAGGGAAGAATTTATGATCCGGCCTGCGGTTCCGGTGGAATGTTTGTGCAGTCGCACGAATTCGTAAAACGGCATCTTGAAAATGGTCAGAAGGCGGGCGCATCGCGCAAAATCGCGATTTACGGGCAGGAGAAAACAGACCAAACCGTTCGCATCGCAAAAATGAACCTTGCAATTCACGGCCTTTCCGGAGATATCCGCGAGGGCAATACTTATTACGAGGACCGGCATAAGAGTTTAGGAAAATTTGACTTCACGATGGCCAATCCTCCGTTCAATGTAAGCGGTATTGACTATGAACGAATAAAGGATGATCCACGATTCCCATATGGCTTGCCGAGATCGGGAAACAAAGGATCAGATAACGGTAACTATGTTTGGATTCAAATCTTTCTAAGTTCGTTAAACAAAAACGGACGGGCTGGCTTTGTTATGTCTAATGCGGCGGGCGATGCGGGGCACAGAGAGAAAGAAATTCGCAAAAAAATTATCGAAGACGGGCTAGTGGATGTGATGGTATCCGTTGGCCCCAACATGTTTTACAATGTTCCGCTTTCTGTGACTCTTTGGTTTTTTAATAAAAATAAACCGAAAGAACGGATGAACAAGATTCTTTTTATTGATGCGCGCAACATCTTTACTCCAATTCCAGATGACCGTGTAAAAAGATATTGGACTAATGAGCAGATAGAGCAGATCGCAAGTATCGTACGAAGCTACCGCAATGAGAATGGGAAGAAATATAAAGATGTTAAAGGGCTCTGCAAAGTGGCGACAATAGATGAGGTTAAAAAAGCGGGCTACTCACTCAATCCCGGCCGGTATGTTGGTGTTACCGAAAATGGAAATGGAGATGAAGGAAATTTCGGAGAAAAAGTAAAAAAACTTCACAGCGAATTAAAGGGTTTAACTGGAGAAGCCCACGAATTGGAAAATAAAATTTTTGAGAATTTGAAAAAATTGGATATATGA
- a CDS encoding restriction endonuclease subunit S, with product MNTKIQPKNWHVVKLGDVANVLPGFAFKSSDFKKDGDIPVVKIKNITDDLNVSIENGEYLDKSALNEKTKKYLIGNGDILVAMTGATAGKVGKFRSNKKALLNQRVAKISPKNIDTDFLWTLLGNKDTINLLYRLADGAAQPNMSGGQIENLEFRIPTQIEDQKQIADVLSAYDDLIENNMKRIKILEEIAQVIYKEWFVENSKFKNQNAKLSEIVKPQYGYTESASNKPIGPKYLRGTDINKNSYIDWSAVPYCKISDEDKGKYQLKKNDIVIIRMADPGKIGIVEQDIDAVFASYLIRLEIVDKRISPYYLFYFLNSDQYQNYIRGASGGTTRKSASAGVVTGTNIIIPPKELVKKFEEKISLLRAKLNNLLVQNSKLRQARDLLLPKLVAGEIRI from the coding sequence ATGAATACAAAAATACAACCTAAAAATTGGCATGTGGTAAAACTTGGAGATGTCGCAAATGTCCTACCTGGTTTTGCTTTTAAGAGTTCGGATTTTAAGAAGGACGGCGACATACCAGTTGTTAAGATTAAAAATATTACCGATGACCTGAATGTTTCTATAGAAAATGGGGAGTATCTTGATAAATCTGCCTTGAATGAAAAAACCAAAAAGTATTTGATCGGCAACGGAGACATATTAGTTGCAATGACGGGAGCGACAGCAGGGAAAGTTGGCAAATTTCGATCAAATAAAAAAGCTCTACTTAATCAGCGCGTTGCCAAAATTAGTCCTAAAAATATCGATACAGATTTTTTATGGACTTTACTAGGCAACAAAGACACCATCAATCTTTTATACCGCCTTGCCGATGGAGCTGCACAACCAAATATGAGCGGCGGCCAAATAGAAAATCTTGAGTTCAGAATACCTACACAAATTGAGGATCAAAAACAAATCGCCGATGTGCTTTCGGCTTACGACGATCTGATTGAAAACAACATGAAGCGGATTAAAATTTTGGAAGAAATCGCGCAGGTGATTTATAAGGAATGGTTTGTAGAAAATTCAAAATTCAAAAATCAAAATGCAAAATTAAGCGAAATAGTTAAACCGCAATACGGCTATACGGAATCAGCGAGCAATAAGCCGATTGGCCCAAAATACCTGCGAGGAACAGACATTAACAAAAATAGTTATATTGATTGGTCTGCGGTGCCTTATTGTAAAATATCGGACGAGGATAAAGGAAAATATCAGCTCAAAAAAAACGACATTGTGATCATAAGGATGGCCGACCCGGGTAAAATCGGCATTGTAGAACAGGATATAGACGCTGTGTTCGCCTCATATTTAATCCGACTAGAGATTGTAGACAAACGAATTTCACCATATTACCTTTTCTATTTCCTGAATTCCGATCAATATCAAAATTACATTCGGGGGGCGTCCGGCGGAACAACGCGAAAGAGCGCGAGCGCTGGCGTGGTCACTGGAACTAATATTATTATTCCGCCAAAAGAATTAGTTAAGAAATTTGAGGAAAAGATTTCTCTGCTTCGTGCCAAGTTAAACAACTTACTTGTGCAAAATTCAAAATTGCGCCAAGCTCGAGATTTGCTTTTGCCGAAATTAGTAGCAGGAGAAATAAGAATATGA